A region of Lycium barbarum isolate Lr01 chromosome 1, ASM1917538v2, whole genome shotgun sequence DNA encodes the following proteins:
- the LOC132637333 gene encoding histone H2B-like — protein MAPKAAEKKPAEKAPAEKKPKAGKKLPKEAGGAGADKKKKRSKKSVETYKIYIFKVLKQVHPDIGISSKAMGIMNSFINDIFEKLAQESARLARYNKKPTITSREIQTAVRLVLPGELAKHAVSEGTKAVTKFTSS, from the coding sequence ATGGCACCAAAGGCAGCAGAGAAGAAACCAGCCGAGAAGGCGCCAGCCGAGAAGAAGCCGAAAGCCGGGAAGAAGCTTCCAAAGGAGGCCGGAGGCGCTGGAGCcgacaagaagaagaagaggtcAAAAAAGAGCGTTGAAACCTACAAGATCTACATCTTCAAGGTTCTCAAGCAAGTGCACCCTGACATTGGTATATCTAGCAAGGCTATGGGTATAATGAACAGTTTTATTAATGATATTTTCGAGAAGCTTGCTCAGGAATCTGCTAGATTGGCTAGGTATAATAAGAAACCTACTATTACTTCTAGGGAAATTCAGACTGCTGTGAGGTTGGTGCTTCCTGGTGAATTGGCTAAACATGCTGTTTCTGAGGGTACTAAGGCTGTTACTAAGTTTACTAGCTCTTAA